Proteins co-encoded in one Ziziphus jujuba cultivar Dongzao chromosome 9, ASM3175591v1 genomic window:
- the LOC107426770 gene encoding galacturonosyltransferase 8, whose amino-acid sequence MANLRASSRTSPRSFFCFSFKSLAFTTALAILIFFSFSCLFTARTDSSDLSNFVLSTSSLRVGSTRRTVLALKSDPLKPRLDQIRKQADDHRALAVAYSVFARKLKLENSKLVRIFAELSRNYTDLMNKPSYRALLESDALSIDESLLRQFEKEVKERIKVTRQVISEAKESFDNQLKIQKLKDTIFQVNEQLTKAKKQGAFSSLIAAKSIPKSVHCLAMRLMEERIAHPEKYVDEGKPTPPAFEDPNLYHYAIFSDNVIAASVVVNSAVKNAKEPWKHVFHVVTDKMNLGAMQVIFKLKDYNGSHIEVKAVEDYKFLNSSYVPVLRQLESANLQKFYFENKLENATKDTTNMKFRNPKYLSILNHLRFYLPEMYPKLHRILFLDDDIVVQKDLTGLWKIDMDGKVNGAVETCFGSFHRYAQYMNFSHPLIKEKFNPKACAWAYGMNFFDLDAWRREKCTEQYHYWQNLNENRTLWKLGTLPPGLITFYSTTKPLDKSWHVLGLGYNPSIGMDEIRNAAVVHFNGNMKPWLDIAMNQFKPLWTKYVDYDLEFVQACNFGL is encoded by the exons ATGGCGAACCTCAGAGCTTCTTCGCGTACTTCACCTCGGAGCTTCTTCTGCTTCTCCTTCAAGTCCTTGGCTTTCACCACGGCACTCGCCATTCtcatcttcttctccttctcttgcCTCTTCACTGCTCGCACAGATTCTTCTGATCTCTCTAACTTT GTTTTGAGTACTAGTTCTCTGAGAGTTGGATCCACGAGAAGGACCGTGCTGGCGCTCAAATCGGATCCTCTCAAGCCCCGTCTAGACCAGATCCGAAAGCAAGCCGACGATCACCGTGCCTTGGCGGTCGCCTACTCTGTCTTTGCGCGAAAGCTCAAGCTTGAGAACTCGAAGCTCGTCAGGATCTTCGCCGAGCTCTCGCGCAACTACACCGATCTCATGAACAAACCCTCGTATCGCGCACTGCTGGAATCCGACGCGCTCTCCATCGACGAGTCTTTGTTGCGCCAATTCGAGAAAGAGGTAAAAGAGCGCATCAAAGTCACCAGACAGGTGATTTCCGAAGCCAAAGAATCTTTCGATAATCAGCTCAAAATCCAGAAGCTGAAGGACACGATTTTCCAAGTGAATGAGCAATTGACGAAAGCCAAGAAGCAAGGAGCTTTCTCAAGCTTGATTGCTGCGAAATCAATCCCGAAAAGCGTGCATTGCCTTGCAATGAGGTTGATGGAGGAGCGAATTGCCCACCCTGAAAAGTATGTAGATGAAGGAAAGCCAACCCCGCCTGCTTTTGAAGATCCAAACCTTTATCATTATGCTATATTCTCAGATAATGTGATTGCAGCTTCGGTGGTGGTGAATTCTGCTGTGAAGAATGCAAAGGAGCCATGGAAGCATGTTTTCCATGTAGTGACGGATAAGATGAATCTTGGAGCAATGCAAGTGATATTCAAACTAAAGGACTATAATGGGTCGCACATTGAAGTGAAGGCGGTGGAGGATTACAAGTTCTTGAACTCTTCTTACGTGCCAGTGCTCAGGCAGCTTGAATCTGCAAACTTGCAAAAGTTCTACTTTGAGAATAAGCTCGAGAATGCAACCAAGGATACGACCAATATGAAGTTTAGGAACCCGAAATATCTGTCAATCTTGAACCATCTGAGGTTTTATTTGCCGGAAATGTACCCGAAATTGCATAGGATTCTGTTTTTGGATGATGATATAGTGGTCCAGAAGGACTTGACAGGGTTGTGGAAGATTGATATGGATGGAAAGGTGAATGGGGCAGTTGAGACATGTTTTGGTTCATTCCATCGGTATGCACAGTACATGAATTTCTCCCATCCTTTGATCAAGGAGAAGTTTAATCCCAAGGCATGTGCATGGGCTTATGGAATGAACTTCTTTGATTTGGATGCCTGGAGAAGGGAAAAGTGCACAGAACAGTATCATTACTGGCAAAATCTG AATGAGAACCGAACCTTGTGGAAACTGGGGACATTGCCACCAGGTTTGATCACATTTTACTCAACAACAAAGCCATTGGACAAGTCATGGCATGTTCTGGGACTCGGATACAACCCTAGTATTGGCATGGACGAGATTAGAAACGCTGCAGTGGTGCATTTCAACGGAAATATGAAACCTTGGCTTGATATTGCAATGAATCAGTTCAAGCCACTTTGGACAAAATATGTTGACTATGATTTGGAGTTCGTTCAGGCCTGCAATTTCGGTCTTTAA